The genomic segment GATGAAGAGGGAAGCACATCCATCCTATACAGCTGGCTACAGCCAAAATAAATGCACATCAAATGAGTTTATTTAAACAGACATGCTCATAAAATGTTAACAAGACGCCAAATAATTACAGGAAAAGGCTAAAGTCCAACTCCGTATGGAGTCCAAAGGTCTGACTTGTATTTAAGACAGAGATCAAATGAAATATGCATTGATAGTATAACACCAAGTCTTCTATCGTCAGTGATGCATCCATTTTTTCAAGGTCAATAAACTTTGATGTGCTGGTGGAGGTCTATCCAAATCACATCAAACACGCTGCCACAGAACGTGTAGAATAGACCAAAATGGGGTTGtgaattcaaaatattttcatattatgggtttttttctttccactcccATTTGGACAGAGGGGCTAAGTTGCTTACTGCATTATGGTGCTTTAGATGTTAGTGTTCCTACTGCGGAGAAAATCACACCCTTATTACTTGCAAACTCATGATCCTTGTGTACTTAAACCAGCCCATAGGTTATGCTCCTCACTTTAGGTCCCACGCAGGATTTCTCAGCAGGCGGCTGATGTCACCTGTGAGGTCCCTTCCATGGGACGCCATCCCCAGCCAAGCAGAGAGAGGGCTGAGGGCTTGAGGAGTGGGTCACTGCAGGATTTTGGCTGCTTGTGCTGCTTGTCGTCCGTGTGCGTGAGTGGCACCAGCGAGCGGTGCTGGTGAGTGGTGCCGGTCATTCTGCTGCTTCTTGGGCATCGGGTACCTAACCTTAGCTTGATAGAAGCCTAAGGGCCAAAGAGTTTCTTTGTGCTTAAGGGCTCTGGGCTCTAAATAAAtggtttattttctcttcatttccatTTCCTACTTGTGGAAAGGGTCACAGCGCTCTCCCCGCGCAGTCCCCTCCCGCTGTCCCCTCGGCGGTGCCAGGCGCAGGTGCCACGCGGAGCAGCGGCGGCTCTGGCCCGGCGCCGTGGGGACAGGCCCTGCGGTGCGCGCGGTGGGCACAGGGCCGGGCGGTGCCGTGGCTGGGCCGGCGTTCCTGCGGGGCCACGTGTGCCCCGGCTGCTGTGGTGCAGGTGCCGGTGGGGGCTCTGTGTCCTGTCTCAGGCTGTGCTGAATCTGTGGATGTTGGGTTGAGAGAAATTCGGCTTTTCTGTGGGTACAGCCACATCCCCAATAGTGCttcacctctgaggttaagagagTTGTTTCTTCTTCTGCCTGCAAAGAAAAACTTACAGATGTGATCAGGCAGGAGCCTCTGCTTTGGCCACTGGGAATAAAAATAAAGGATGGTTTAAGATCCGTGacttttaaactgttcttatatTTGTAAAGCCAAGTGATGGATTTTGCACACCCAGGCTTAGGCTCCTGAAATGGGCTGCCCTTCCGTGGTGCTTTATAGGTGCATGGAACCGGAGGCGCTGGCGCTCCCGTCCCCACCTGCTGGGGACCCGCGGGGCTCGGCCGCGGCACCGGAGAAACTCGGTTACCGTTTGAATTTCCATTCCAAGTTATGGATCCAGCAGATATTATTTGCGCGCAGTAGTGTCTGTAAATATTCTAGGTGTAGTGATGTAGAATGAAAACCAGAACACATATGTTGGCAGATGCTCCTTTTTAAGGAAACTAAggctgaaatttttttttttttggtgatgccTGTATGATTCTATATCATTTTAGAATATTTAAACAAGCTTTAAATTGTTTTCCCTGGGTACTGACAGGATTAGAACAGCAGTTTCAGAGGTGAAAGGCCTGTAATTAATACAGTATGCCAATCAAATCCCATCAGTGAAacatatttcattaatatttggTTTTTTTACTGTTAAGCCCCGTTATAAACATTTTAGCAGTTCACATCTGTCTCTCATAGAACAAttgtaatttaaattaaaatgcttttttttcaagGTAATTATATTTTAGAAGCACATATTCTTGCTGATGGACATGCAATGTTTTCAGCCGTGCATCTCAGAGcgctgagaactctgtttagccACCAATAACAACTGCTTTGTGTGTCTGTCACCtgccaaaaggaaacaaaatgttaTCCTGAAAATTCCTCTTCGTCTTTGCCATCTTGTGCCCCTGTACATCCCGTTGTCCGTCTCTCCCCAGCCCTTAGCGCTCCAGCTGGGGCAGTTCCAGCCCATCCCTGCGCCGCAGCCCGTGAGCCACCCTgcccggggacagggacagcgctgGGGTCCCAGGGTCACCGCGGCCGATGGGGACGGACCGGAGAGGTTTGAAACCAACGGCAGCGAGCGGCGGCTGCTCTGGCAACAGAGGCGCCTTAGGAGTTCACAACAAAACGTTAACGGTGTGCAACGCTTCTCCATCTTTTGTGGCCAGTTCAGCTTGAAACTTTGAAATCTTACAGGTTTCACAACTGCCTTTTCCCATTTTAACAGCAGCGTTTTGATATCTTATCAATATCTTGCATTAATGTATCTTATTAATATCTTAATAGCATATTTTACTAATGAACCACACTTTTTCTTAGAATCTTTGATTGCAGTTCCTTTTTCTCACACAAAGCCAAGGAAAATAACCTCTAGAATAAAAGACATTAGACACAACATTTTAAACATACTGCATGCTGTCCAGTCTATGATGATAGCTTGAAATCAGCTAATTGAGGTTTCTTTCTTATGCTCTGCTGTGAAATTCCTCCAAGTGATACAGGACTCTAAATGTGTATGACCCCTAATCCTATCACTTCACCAACTTTCACAGCTGAGGAAAACGGGACGTGAGAGCCCCTTTAACGTGCTGTATTGGCCTCCTGAGTAATCTTATAACCTGTCATGTAAAAAACCGGTATAACAACACATCAACATTCTCAGTCTTCCCCCACTTTTATGAGCAATGGGTTTATTCCTTGACACTAGTAAAAATTAAGACCTAGGCGCTCGTGTGCTGTTAGTATTTAAGAATCTGAGTCTGAGTGTCTGTCCCAGGCGATCCCGGCTCCGCAGCCGCTGTGGGGCTGAGCCCGGGGCTGCAGAGGTGCGGGGCTGCCGGGGGTCCCGGGAGCTCCGCTGGGAGAGCGCGCAGAGCCCGCACAGGGAGCGAGAGGCGAGGCCGCCGctctctttcctttctctacTCTCTTTTCCTTAACTCGCCTTACTGAGCGCAGCTCCGAGCCCGGCTGCGCGGGGCCGGGGTCCTGAGCAGGGGCTCTGGACGGTGCAGAGCTCGCCTACAGCGGGGCTGAGCGACTGCGCTGCTCTAACAGCCCCGCTGCTCTAATCGTACCGTTGCAGTCAAAATCAGACATGGAAATGCATTTATCGATGAGTTTATATGACTAGCTGCTTGagcctgggggtggggggtgttcTGTTTCCTTGggttcaggttttttgtttgtttggggatttgtTCGTtcggttggtttttgtttggttggggttggtggtttggtttttttctttgtttgtttgggtttttggtttgtttttgttttttaaatagagcTTAAAAATGCTACGGATTGAATAAGAATTTAACTCTCGGTCTTGTGTGAAGTGCACGAATCAGAATTTATGCTATAGAAGTCGCTGCTTCAAAAGCGTCAGATGGTTGTCGGGGGCGGCATGCTGCCCCCCAAGCTTTTGCGTGACCGAGGCTGCAACCAAACGCGTTTACGTCTGCAGGAGTCCCATTGAAAATCAGACTTTGAAATTCTCCATCCAGTGTTCCAGCTATCTGCTTTATAGCCCCTTTTCACCCGGGTTGAAAGGGTGCTCCAGAGCTGTGGTAAATGTGACTCTTTCGGTTCACGTTTATCGGATTGTTCTTAGGGAACAGTTTTCCTCCCCGCATTATGCAAATATTGAACTTCAGAGATACCCGGGGGATCTCTGCTGGAAGAGTAAAACGGAGGCTGGGGCCAGAAGCGGTCGAACAGTCTCCATCTCCCTCTGACCGTTCTCCTCCGTCCTCCTCATGTGAGGTCCAGGACACCTAAACGTGCAATAGAGGCAAAACCGGGCACCAGGAATCCGGTGAAAATGATGCAGATATCTTATTCTGaccaaaataaaaatgctaaaataattaGAGGAGCAAATCTGTAGTGCGGGGAGGAGTGCCAACTTGGCTCGTCTGTCACTGTCTAAAGCAGGCTGAGGGTGAAAGTGTTTATTGTTCGTGATAACCTTTGAGCCCCGGGATCAGAGGATTTCTTTAAGGAAAACACCTTTAGAATGGATTCTTCTTCAGTCAGATGCTGCATCTGAGTTTATATAAATTCACGTTGCAAGATAACTAGAAATAGTAAGCTTTGTGCTTATTGATAACGGGAGACAAAAGTAGCGCGTTGTTCCGTGCCGCCGGTGTCCCGCAcggcgggggctgcgggagcgGTCGGACAGCCCCACTGCGGGCGATGGAGCCCCCGAGGCCCCCGGGGGCTGCTCCGGGTCGTGTCTTGGCAGCACCCAGCGTGGCAGACAGAAACGCCatgcaagagaaggagagagggcaAGAAAATGCTGCCAGAAGAGCCTGCAGCTTCGTGTGCATCTTCAGAGCGATCAGTTGGCATCAGGTGAGAATAAGTCATGCTGGGGAATTACATCACGCAGGCACTCTGCATGACAAGCTGCCAGGCGTGTGCGTTAGggagctggggagcagagcctgcaaCCGAGATGGATCTGAAGCGGAgacaggcagagcagctccgcaGGGCTGGGGCTCTCGGTGGAGCAGGGAGCGCCGAGTCCTCCCCACACAGCTTCTGCTGCTTTCGGGTATTCTTGCAGTTCGTTGAGCGTTATTCTTTCTATGCCGCACGCACACTTCGGCGTTTTGCTTCCCTCTTGTTGTACCGCGTGAGCTTAAGTCCCGAAGCAAATATTTCCACCCCTGCATTCTTTAATGACAGTGCAATAATCACTAATACAAACCAGAAAGCAGCAATCCGCTCCGCTGTTCAAGTGCTCAGAACGGCGAGGTTAGCAGCACTATCTATTTGAGAGGTTTCTGATTTTCCCCATTTTACGTGGTCGTTTTCTGGTTACAAAGTCACTTCAGCAGAGTCACAGCAGAAAAGCTCAACAAAATAATGTAACACAATTATCTACCAACTGCATTACTGCGTTTATTGCTAACTATTAATATATTTATGTAAAAAGTGATAACGTCTTGCAGGGAAAGCCCTCTCGTCTTTCTCTCCAAATACTTTGGTTTTCCACGCCGGCGGATGCCCCGGGCGGAGAGAGAAGGGACCGGCCCGGTCTCCCCGGGACGGCGGGCAGGACGGGGGAGCCAGGGGCAGCGCCGATGGGGCAGGACGGGCAGCCGGGGGTAGCGCCGATGCGGCGGAGGCTCCTGGCCGCAGCCCATCCGCGGGGAGCGCGGCGCTGCGCGGGCGCGCAAAGACGCTCAAAGGGCGAGCCGGCGGCCCGGTGTCCGTGCGGCCCCGGGCCAGGGCCGCCGCCCTACCTGGCCCACGCACCCGCGCCGGCCCCACCGGGGCTCCGGGCGACCGGGGCCGGTCAGGGACGGGTCGGGACAAACATCGGCCGTTGCGTTGTCCCCGTGCGGATAGCTGCGCGACGAGCGGGCTCAGTTGCGCGAGACGCGGAAGGGCCGCGGGCACAGGCGGGGCTCTCTCCGCCCAGCGGACCCTGCGCCGCCGGCCCAGGCGGTCCTGGGAGCAAGGGATGTGCGGAACCGCGGGCGGGCGATGAAGCCGGTTTTGAGGGGAGCCGGCGCCGTCTTGACCGCTCCCAGCCGGCCGCGGCGCCGCGGAGCACGAAGGAGAACGGCTCGGAGCGGCCGCGGTCCGTGCTGCGATCGGCACGGCGGGGAGAGACGTTAGTCGTAACCGTGAGGTTGCTCAGCCCCCGGGCGAAACGATTTCTCATTGTgggaatgctctttttttttcccgaaAAACCAAGGGGTTTACACTCATCAATTAAATGTATAGAAATGATCCCGCAGCGCGTCGTCAAAGCAGAGGAGCGGCCAGCTCCCCCACTCGCGAGGAGCGGGAACCCGCTCCCTGCACAGGCGCTCCCGCGGTCGCCCCGGCCCAACGGGCCGCTCGGCACGGGCAGCCCGGACGCACCGGGAGCTGCGGCTGATGCTCGGGGACGGCGGGACCCGCGGTGACCTGTGGCTGCCCCGCGGGTACCAGGTCCTGCGGGGTAACCTGGAGCGGCTGTCCGCACCGGGTTACCGGTGCCGCTCCGCAGTACCTCTCGCTGGCGGCAGCGTCAAGCGCTCGCCGTGCccgtggggccgggccgggccgcttcTGCCGGTCCCGCTTGCCCCGCTGCGGATGTCcgagggcccggcccggccccgcggtcAGCGCCGGCCCGGTGCCCCCGCCCGGGCCGCCCCACGCACCTGCCATTTCGCGGGGAAAAAAGCGGAAAGTTCGGGGTCGCCTCGTCCATTCCCGTCTCTCCGACGCACCGCCCCGTTCACGCCTGTGCGGGAGAGGCGACTCTCCAGAGCGGGTCTCTGCGGGAAGCGCGTACGGCTGACAGGGACAGCCCTCGGCGAGGAGCGCCTAGCTGGCGCTCCCGGCCTCCGCACCTGCCGTGTCCCGGCGTTGGGGAGGCCACCGACTCGGGCACGGCCTCCGCCGCGCCGGCCCAGCCCGTTCCCCGGGACCGGTGGAGCAGTGGGGCTTCGTCAGAACCCCTGGGTTGCCGCGGCGGGGGCCCCGAAGGACCAGGCGGGAGCGCGGACGCTTCTGGCCCGGCCCGGCAACACGGGGGGGGAGcgccgccgccccctcccgcTGCCGGCCGGCGGGGCCGGTGTGGCGGCCCCGCAGATGAAAGGCTGCGCTCGCAGGCGCGCCCCGCGCCGGCAaccccctccttgcccccccgtGGGTGCACATGTCAGAGTTCACAGAcctggctgctgcctttacaaCACTGAGCTGTAAAAGAGCGGATATTAAACCCGTATAATGGATCCAACTCCAAGGAGAGGTTAAATTTCCCAGTGAAACGAAAGTATTTGCCCTGAACTGGGAAAAGACATCtccctcccccccagccccccgggcTGGGATACCCGCGGAGCCGTCAGAGCCTGGCGGTAAACTctgcccccagccctgcaccTGGCACCGGCCGCCGCGGGGACACATGTGCGCGCCACGCCTCTGCCAGCAGCGCCTCGGCCGCCCCGTCGGGTCTCGGCCCGCGCCTGGCGCACAGGGGCCCCGGGAGGCCAAACCGATTGGGAGCAGGAGCGCTTGAGTTTGGTCCGAACTGGACCCAAGAGGCTGCGCAGGGACCCGAGTCCCTGTCTGCCACTGCTGCCTCTGGGCCTCAGCCGTCTGCGCTGGGCACCTCGCAGCACGGCTGCTGCCGGGCTGGGCCGTGCGGCTCAGGGCAGGGGGGCCTGGCGAAGGACGGGGCTGCGCTGGTAACACGGGCCGTGCCCAGACGCGGGGCCGGAGGGGCTGCGTCTGAGCCGGAAGACGGGGGCGCTCGGTGCCCGCCGCCAGCGGAGCCCTCTTGGCGGGCGCGGCCTCTGCGCGTTGTGCCCGGCGCCGGGCAGAGCCGCTGGGCCGCGGCCAGAGGGAGGGCTGCGCAGAGCCGCGCCTGTCGCCGCAGCAGGGACCGGGCGGCGGAGCGGCACCGCTCCAGGGCCCTGGTGCCGAGACCCGACCCGCGGCTGCCGAGGCCCTCGGGCCGGCGAGGAGTCCAAGACCTCCAGTCCCCGAGGCCACACGGCGGGGCGCTCCTCCGGCGGAGGGGGACGCGGAGCCCAGCTCTGTCTGCTGCGCTGCCCTCAAAAATCCACTTAGGAAAGATGAAGGCGTATGCAAATGTGTGGCGCCTCCTTGCTTGTGCCTTTAATCATGGTAAATTGACTCTAGTTCCTCCAGGCCCCCCAAAAATGCACACAGCGCGCACCGctccacagcagagctggaactccCAGCGCGCCGCACACGCACCCGCCGCTTTCCCCGGGGCTTTCTGGCTGCTCGGAGAGGCTCCGGCACTCCGTGTGATCTAGCTTTCTCAGCAATTTTCTTACCCAAAAGCTGCCGTGAAGGGAACAGCGCGCAGAGATAGCATCAAGCTCCCTATATCAAAGAGACCCTGCTTAATTAAAATACCGGCTCGGTGTTCTCCGCCTTCCACGCGGCACTGCCTCCGACCGTGGTCTGCTGGCCTGTTCCCGCCGGGATAGCGCGGGGTTCCCCTGCTCCCCGGGCGGGCACCAAGCGCGGAGGGACCGGACCGCAGACCCCCCGGCTCCAGCCCACCCACCCACGGGCCATGCCAGCCGGGCACCTTGGCGGCCTCGCTGTGGAGCGGCCGTGCCTGGTCCCTGGTGCGAGTCTACCCCGGCGCGGCCCGGTCACCTGCTCCAGGAGGCTGCCGGGCAAGCAGGAACCGTCCCTGTGGCCGGGGCGCAGCCGGTCCGGCGGACCCCGTGGTGGGCGGCTGCGAGGCGCGGGAAGGCTCCGCGTGGTTCACGGCAAGCGTTTGTTTGTGCTACTGAGCAACAGCCCGGtaatttattgttattgttattagtAACTACACTTTGCAGCTCGCTTACATTTATCCTTCTGAGGCAGGGAGAGCGGGCAGAATCAGTCATCGCCAAGCGCACCCGGCGGCGGCTCTTCCCGGACAGGAAGCCTCCTCACCGAGGCTTCCGGGCCGTCGGGGCCGGGCGGTGTGACGGCCCCCGCACGACGGCCCGGTCCGCAGGGCGCTGCAGCGGCGGCGGCCCGGGAAGATCAGCGCGGAGGCAGTGTGGGGTGGGCACCGCCGCCGAGCGCTCGGTCAGAGCTGCGGCTGCAGAGCCGTTTGGAGAGCGTCCGGCACACGGAGGGAGCTCCGCGCGTCGCCGGCAGAGAGGTCGCCCGAGGGGCGCGCGCCAGCCTCCATCCCGGAGGCTGCACCCGCGACAGGCTCGGTCCCTGTCCGCCGTGCAGCCGGGCTGGTGCCCCCGCGCTCCCCGAGCAGCGGGCGGGTTCTCAGGCAGCGATGCTTCGGCGACGGCCACTGGCGGGCAGGGAAGACCGGGGTTCCACAAGGAAGCGAGGCGCAGAGTCCAGCTGTGGGTGGAGAAACATAGGACGAATTGAGCTGCTGCCTccgtggctgccccgcgggggtcCCCCGTGCCCCGCCGCCGGGGCGCCGCAGACCGAGCTGGGGACGGGGGCTGTGCACGGCGAGGCGGCAGGTCGGTCCGCCCCGTCTAGAGGCACGCAGCGCCGCTGGCTCCCCGCGGGGCAACACCCGGGCCGGCCAGGCCCGCTCCCGCTTGCCCCGACCCACGGCGCCGGCCCGGGACCGCCCGGCCCTGCGGGCGCTGCTCTCCCCTGCTGACCCCGGCCcgctcccggcccggccccgccgagccCGCGGGAGCCCCGGCCGTGCCACCACGCGCCGGCAGGGGGCAGGCTGCGCCTGAGGCCCTGCCGCAGCGGGGCCTAGCTGGGCCGGGGTCAACCGAGCCGGACCTAACTGAGCCGGGCCGGGGTCGGCTGAGCCGAGCTGTGCCGTGCCGTGTGCGCTGCGCGGTCACGACCTCCCGTGGTCGGGGTGCACCCCGGACCCGCGGATTCGGCAGCGCACCCCGCGGGGCTGCACGCAGCGCACGGCTGGACCGTACGGTCCGCACCAGGGCAGCAGATACCGCAGCCTGCGGAACAGCCCGTGCCTCGAGGCGTCTTGTATCCCTGGCATCCCGCAAGGACGCGCCGGCGACAGCCGGGAAGGCGGGCGGGGACGGCGGGACCGCGGGGAGCCCGGCAGGGCTGCTCGCATGCAGGGAGCCGGGATGCGCAGGCAGCCTCGCACCCGAGCGGGGACAGCACGCTTACGCAGGGAAAGCGGGGAGTTCCTCTGTTCTCCTTGTCGAGCAGACCGGAGTCCCCCCCGCTGTCCCGAGCGAACACCGAGCAAGGCGGTTCTGTCCCTCACGCATCTGCAGCCCCACGGAGGAGAGGGGTCTCGCCGCCCACTGTCCGCCGAGCGCCCGCGGTGCTCCCCGGAGCGCCCGGCACGGCCTTGCGAATGCACCGGGCAGGAGAAGGAGCGGGGCGGCTCGTCCCGCCGGAGCGGCACTGCGGGAGAGTTCGCGCGAGCACACAGCGCAGCGGCCGCCGAGGCTCCTCCAGCGGGCTCAGCCCTCTGCTCTTTATTCCGGTGCCTCACTCTTCCCTGTTTTATTTAGGAAACGCGGAATTGTGACTGGCTGCATTTCTTGCTCGAGTCtcaacattaaaacaaaacacctcaAAACAAAAAGATTTGCCTTGCAAATAAATAGGGAATTAGAACCAAGCCACGGGGAGGTGGGGTTGCGTTtgtcttggtttggttttatttctgtgatgGTTTTGTGCGTGGgtgttttaattgtattttgtttttcgTTAAAAGCACTATATAAACCGAGTGCAACACCTCATCGAATTGTTCTGGGGGTAAGAGGCAGAGATAATAATTATCCGGTGCAGTGTTCGTACCCACACATGGCAAGAAGCAACAAATATTTGGTGTGATATTTCTGAGTAAAAGCCCACGAACAAAGACTGAGTTATTGCTGTGGGTGCGAGCCTGGGAGGCTCCCGCTCTGCTCTCACTGTCCCGCGCAGCCTTGCTCtcgtttggttttaatttatttattttattttttattattattttaaaatgagaagtTATGAAAACTACTGCGGAAAGAGAGACTCTAATTTTCCTTGCAATTGTAGAAGATAATTTGATGGAAGCCCTATGTGACGGAAAACACTGAATCCTTACAAGAAAATATGAAGGGAACATAAAAAATTAATGTAAACGAGAAGCTTTTTCTTCAATGATTGAACTCTGTAATCTAAGCAGCTTTTATCTTGATCTTAGAATTAAATAAtcatatattattttttcagcATTATCTACAAAGGTTTTCAAATTTGTACTGTCCAGAACAAAAATCAAATAAGCTCTATTACTGAAAACCTTTCCCAAAATATTTAAGTAAAACATAATCATTTATTTCAGCGATGTTTCTGTACGAAAACGGCATAAAAAGAAGGCTTTATCTTAAGACCCAGAAAAAGAAGCATTAAGTAATTCAAGTTAACACTTGTCCTGCTTATTAAATATCAATATTTTGGGAGCATTACCAAATAAACTCCCTTCCTTCGGCAGGGTCACAGCACATCATGGGTCACATTAAGAAACTCCGCGCGGAATCCTTTCCGGATTTTTATTTCCTcggatttagattttttttttttttagcggtatcggcagaaaaacaaaaacgaaaGGAAAGCCCGAGACGCGGGATTTCAGGCGCTCTCCCTCTAGCACGGGGAGATCGGCGGGTATCGCTTTtcccatttgttttgttttctaagacGGAATAAGAGAGCGCAGTGTGTTCAAATACGGCCGTTTCTGTACACGCACATTGTGTGCAAATACACGCACTGCACACACAAACGGAGCCTCTACGCGTTCAAACGCTTTAGCGATTTAAGCGCGTTAACAGCGCAGCGCAGCCCGAGCACTTTTCGGGAAGCGGGATCGAGGCCGCGCCGATCGCTCCCGGGCTGCCGCGGGAGGGTCCCGTATCCTCGGGCCGCTGCTCGGCCCGGGCCGCCGGCCGCTCCCCCGGGGCCGCTGCCCGCCAAGCGCCGCCGGGCCCTCCCGCCGGAGGCCCCGCCGCGACTGTGTGGAGCCGCCCGGTAGCGAAAGGAGGGCGCGGTGCGACCCCCGCGCCACGTCCCGCATCCCCCGCCGGGGCCAGTCGCACCGCCACTGCCCGCGGGACAGACCCGCGTCCCCGGCGGCGTCGGCTGCCCCGAGGGAAGGTCCCGCCGTCACCTGCCCGCGGCCCAGCGGGGACGCGCGCTGCTACCTACCCCGGGCAGGGCAGGAGCCGGGAGCCGCCGTCGGgccgggagcggagcggagctgcCGCGGCCCCGCTTCGCCGCGATCCTCGGCGGCCGCGCTCGCTCTCTCCCCCGGCCACGGCCCGCGAGGACGCGCCCCAGGCCCGCTTTGCCCGCAACCGCTCGGTCGCGCCGGCCGCCCCGGGGTGCGCggagcccgcccgccccgcgctctGGGCGCCGCCGCGGTTCGGGGGCCGCGGGGGCCCGGCGGGGCCAGGGCACTATTTGACGTCGAGGAGACGGATCACCGCGGCGCAGCGATACGGCGCGCACCAATGGAGTTCAAATGTCAGCAAGTTTGAGGAGGGGTGAGGCGCCGGGGGGTGTGTTCCTCCGCCGCAGCCCCTGCTCTAAACGGCGCGGCTCCTCGGGACGCCGCATGGCACATGGGCTGCGGAGCGCCGGGGaagccccgccgccccgcccggccccgccgctccgcccggcccggccccgggaggGCCCTCCGCGGAGGGCGTGGGGCTCCGGCGAGCAGGTGACACCGCGGGCTGCCCTGCGCCGTGTGCGCGGCATGTGCGCGCCCGTGTAGCGCGGGCTGCCCCCATGGGCAGCGGCGCCGGCTCCTTCCTCTGCCCCCCGTCTCTGGAAGTCCAGGCAGGAAACGCTCCTCATGTCTCCCAGATAAAAATAAAAGCGACTCCCTCTTCCCGGCCGCAGAGTGTCCCCGAGCTCGGCCAGACGCGGGGCTGAgacggccccgccgcccggcagcGCCTCTGCCCCGCCGCCCCGGAGCgccgggcagcgccgccgcccgccccatgGACATCGCAACAGGTCCCGAGTCCTTGGAACGTTGCTTTACGCGGGGCCAGTCGGACTGCTCAAAGATGCTGGACGGTATTAAAATGGAAGACCACCCTCTGCGCTCGGGTCCGGCCACGTTGGGAGTGCTGCTGGGTGAGTTGCCGCTCGTTTCTCGGCCGCGCCAAAAGCAGCCCCGTGTTCCGCTCGGTACCGGGGCTGCGCTccggcggggcccggcccgggCTGCTGCGGGCTGCCGGCGGGCGCGGAACCTTTTCACCGACGTTTGCGGGGCGCGAGCTCAGCGGCGGCCGCCAAGCTCGATGTCGCCGAGCTGCGGGGCTGGCCGGGCCGCGCGCCCGCCGGCTGCCGCGGGGCCGGGGTcgggccgggggagcggggccgggagcgggtcgggccgggggagcggggccgggacaGGCGCTTCACGCCGCTCTCTGCCCTTCGCAGGGTCGGACTGCCAGCACCAGGCCGTCTGCGAGGGCTGCCAGCGGCCCATCTCGGACCGGTTTCTGATGCGGGTGAACGAGTCCTCCTGGCACGAGGAGTGCCTGCAGTGCGCGGCGTGTCAGCAAGCGCTCACCACCAGCTGCTACTTCCGGGACCGAAAGCTCTACTGCAAGCAGGACTACCAACAGTAAGAGcgcggcggggcagccccggcccggcccgggctgCGGGCTCGGAGCGTGTTTCCGAGCGGGTCGCCGCCACAGTGCTGCAGCCCGGAGCACGGCAGAGCGGGGAAACGCCGCCCCGGGGCCCGCGGCTGCGCGGGTGGCAGCCCCGGCGAGCGGAGacccgggcggcggcgggcgggactGGAGAAACTTCGAGGCACAGCGCCCGGCCCGAGCAGAGAGCTGCCCCCGCCTCGGGCTCCGCAGCGCTCGGACCCGCTGCGGTCTGGG from the Patagioenas fasciata isolate bPatFas1 chromosome 20, bPatFas1.hap1, whole genome shotgun sequence genome contains:
- the LOC139829511 gene encoding uncharacterized protein encodes the protein MRSVSCLDFQRRGAEEGAGAAAHGGSPRYTGAHMPRTRRRAARVPWPRRAPAAPEPRRRPERGAGGLRAPRGGRRDRAVAGKAGLGRVLAGRGRGRERARPPRIAAKRGRGSSAPLPARRRLPAPALPGGRVRHRNKEQRAEPAGGASAAAALCARANSPAVPLRRDEPPRSFSCPVHSQGRAGRSGEHRGRSADSGRRDPSPPWGCRCVRDRTALLGVRSGQRGGLRSARQGEQRNSPLSLPGLCASLPCGTPVFPARQWPSPKHRCLRTRPLLGERGGTSPAARRTGTEPVAGAASGMEAGARPSGDLSAGDARSSLRVPDALQTALQPQL